A single window of Astatotilapia calliptera unplaced genomic scaffold, fAstCal1.2 U_scaffold_81, whole genome shotgun sequence DNA harbors:
- the LOC113018424 gene encoding uncharacterized protein LOC113018424 — MDLYAYDTKTGLSVLPSLQSVFQSVPAVWSINISQRKTTILLEVLKLQPEKKQVKLTGCSHEESEARSFLQCLPYISQLSVDSKTSDEDTTKFFGNLFCAAAEREQQTGEKILEQLSSVCTYRTFPFGNGNLNELLKKYQCNFLLDLYSHVKFRRKTGLSVLPSLQSVFQSAPAVWSINLSERKTSILLEVLKLQPEKKQVKLTVCSHEESEARSFLECLPYISQLR; from the exons ATGGACCTATACGCTTACGACACAAAAACAGGCTTGAGTGTCCTTCCATCATTACAGTCAGTTTTCCAGTCAGTTCCTGCAGTCTGGTCCATAAACATCTCACAGAGAAAGACCACCATCCTCCTGGAAGTGCTCAAACTCcaaccagagaagaaacaagtgAAGCTGACAGGCTGCTCACATGAAGAGAGTGAAGCGAGGAGTTTCCTGCAGTGTCTGCCTTATATCTCACAGCTCAG TGTTGATTCTAAGACATCAGATGAAGACACAACAAAGTTCTTTGGGAATctgttctgtgcagcagcagagagagaacagCAGACAGGAGAGAAGATACTGGAGCAGTTATCATCAGTGTGCACATATCGAACATTCCCTTTTGGGAATGGAAACTTGAATGAGCTTTTAAAGAAATATCAGTGTAATTTCCTGCTGGATCTGTACTCCCATGTGAAATTTAGAAGGAAAACAGGCTTGAGTGTCCTTCCATCATTACAGTCAGTTTTCCAGTCAGCTCCTGCAGTCTGGTCCATAaacctctcagagagaaagacctccatcctcctggaagtgctgaaactccaaccagagaagaaacaagtgAAGCTGACAGTCTGCTCACATGAAGAGAGTGAAGCGAGGAGTTTCCTGGAGTGTCTGCCTTATATCTCACAGCTCaggtaa